The Brettanomyces bruxellensis chromosome 8, complete sequence genome segment TAAGGTGACCTCACTGTCATCCATGGGCTTTAATAACGATAAGTTTGGATACCTGGATAATGAATCAGCCGCTGTATTTGTCTTACctttaatatattcaatttcaaaatcgAATCTTGTAAGAAAATCTAGCCATTTCGCAACTCTCATCTGAGACATGgaattttgatatttcacATATTTCAAGCTGCGATGGTCGGTCTGAATAATAAACTTTTTATCCATCAAGTAATAACGCCATGTTTTTAATGCTTCAACTATAGCTAAAAATTCACGCTCGTAGATCGAATAACGCATCTGAGCTGGTAgtaatttctttgaaccATAAGCAATGACACCACGAACTTTTCCTTCGGGGTCTAGTTGTTCTAAGACATAGCCTAGCGCTGTCCCGCACGCGTCGGTGTGGATTCTAAAAGTGTAGTCTCGATCCCATATTGGATGAACTAATAAAGGCGCTGTAATTAAGGCTTGCTTAAGTTTTTCGAAGGCTTGTATCTGTTTATCATACCAAGTCTCGTTTCCTGCCACATAATTATGTAATGGAACGGCTATCTTCGAATAGTCTTTGATAAATCTGCGATAAAATCCGGTGAGACCTAAAAACGATTGAACATCTTTCTTGCTCTGCGGCATAGGCCAATTTTTAACGACTTCGATCTTCTCAGGATCAGTCTTAATTCCATCCGgagaaataataaaacctagaaattttaattgcgagaagaaaaactcACATTTGCGCTTTTTCGCGATAAGGTGATTCTGTCTTAATAACTCTAAAACCTTTTTCACATGGCCAAAGTGTTCTTCAACACTCTGCGAATAAATCAATATATCGTCAATGTAGACCTTCACAAATTTCGAAATGTAAGGCTGTAACACATTATTCATCATTCTCTGAAACGTTGACGGTGCGTTCGTAAGTCCAAAAGGCATGACAATCCATTCGAAATGCCCGGAGTCCGTAGAAAATGCAGTCTTTTCAATGTCTTGTTCAGCTATCCTGACCTGATAGTAACCTGACATAAGATCTAGTTTCGAATAAACATTCGCTGCTCCCAAGTCTGTAGTAAGACGCTCAATGTCGGGAATCGGAAACTTATCTTTAATAGTATTTTCATTCAAGGCTCTGTAATCAATACACAAACGTAATGAgccatctttcttcttaaCAAATAAYACTGGACTATTAAATGGACTAACGCTTGGGCGAATAAATCCCTGGCGCATAAGCTGAGAAACTTGCCGAGTCAACTCTTCTAACTCTGCATGAGATAATTTATATTGCCGACGATAAGCTATTTTATTCGGCTCTTGAAGAATAATTCTATGCACAAGACTTCTACTTGGCGGTAGATCTGTAGGTAATTCATCTGACACGACATCTGAAAACTCGTTCAAGATCTGTTCTCTATAGCTATCTAAGCCTTTAATCTCTTCTTCCGGAGAAATAGAAGTATTCTCTGTAGTAAGTGTCTGAATATATAGCATTCGAAAATCGCTATCTTTAGATCTGATTTCCTTCTGGAATTGCAGATAATTTAATACTGGCACATCTGTGCTTTCTGATTCGGAAACATTAGGTACGCCTATCTTGTTCCAATCAATATATTGCTGGTACTTTCTAATAAAAGGTAGACCGAGAAACGTGTCTCGCGTCGGAATATCAATAACATAAAACGAAATAGAAACATTCAATTCAATACTTAGACTAAGACATAAATTTAACTTAATAGATCCTTCAGTCTTTAAAATATGTCCCACAGCACTAACCTCAAGAGGTAGGCCTGGATCTAACATATTCAGTAGATCAAAATCTTTAAGAACTTGTaacgaaataaaattgGCAGATGCTCCTGAGTCTAAAATAACCTCAGTAGTATATTTGCCGTTAACACAAACAGGAATTTTAGGCCTTGTGGCCGTCACAGGATCTGAAATATCCGTGAGCATCAAGGAATCATGTCCTTCTTTTAACCGCTCTGGTAAGAGTGTATCCATCTTCTGTTTTGTCTGTTCGCCCAAGTTATTACCCTCATTTCATGAGTGCTCATGTTCCTGCTGCTGGAAAGTTGAATCTAACCCGATGCTACCAAATGTAAATggtcggactgaaggtaacaaaatattattttcaataacctgaagtataaggattctttagatgattaccaaatccgtctaaagatatataatagattaattAGATTGTTCtctgatacttctcgtatcctttcatatctcttatctcatAGCTCTCTATGAATCAttctattcattcattattccaTCTAATAacttatcttttcaatctccctttctagaaaaataactaaatcataatctaaCCTTGCCTCTGTATCAAAGGAGGGCAAGggcgcatatttatattaaatggagaatgacacttcttccatttctcttccaatttcatacaataacaaattatatgccaaagaggaatccatcctgtttgggaacatcacattatgtgaattcagcataacccgcgatcatgcaaaaacctgttgttttgcatatgcagTCGCCACACGAATATTAGTCAGCTTATTCCGATgtagctctttcttattgtccTTCGGGTCACTATCCTTTCAGtacgctttatttcttattcgcgcttctcataaattatttcggaaactatttatatctttccgtGTTACCTAATCaggtaaatgaattcattaatattttatctggctttaaaccaatatgCGCTTGGCTTGACCCCTTACAATTTTTGTGTTGGTGTAACTGTAATCTCTGAGCTTCGCGGAATTCCATCGGCATTTAGTTGCCTTCGTCAACGCTTGTTCTAGTTTGCTGAAATTCCGTTAccatttaattttatcttttatctTATTGGCTTCAGAAGTCTCCATATGTATGAATCCAGTTATCTGCAGACTTCCAGACGATCCTCTATATAagtgtcggacatatgagaatattacctagtattaggtaatctattattatatgtcattagatttgtttgttttgagatctgaacttattctaaaataacgaagatttagaataatatctaatagagacaatcctggataaaatgcactaactgtgtatgttagggaatcagcagaaaaataattatgcgcgatcataattctgtttctgagaattaaatctttttttttttattatgtatgattacctcactttattttcctttttatttttactttactttacctctttttatataacttgtttcttctacgaagggacgagacccgatagcctattttgcaatacaactagttcgactccactttgatggtaacagagtaaaggaagtaaattcattttcttctatggtgatacatacacaattgttagaatgttaaaggcattaacattatcacacagaccacttggtacatttatatccacccacttaggtaaccgaccttacaattgtctgaatctccccgactgctaggttcttattagttctattaaagaaggagtttgatagctaaagcccgggagtaactcataaggtctctcttaactccgacaatAAGACagtttttttctcttctttacaattatttccttttccctCAAGATTACTTGTACTCTTGAGATATATACTTTCAACAAGATTTTGATTACTTTTGAACTAGTTAAACTTATTACCCAACTCTACATCACTTTACAAATCGGACTGACCGTTACAATTTTTGTAGATGTAGCACTTTAATATTAGTATAGTTATCATCTATTTAATTGGTTTAGAGAATATGTTGTGTATTAGTTCTCGAACTGTCGATCAAATTACGGACATAAGAAGTATTCGATATTATGAAACAAACTATCAAAAGTTTTATAGTGTGTTTTGGAAGAATGCAGGAATCTGATTAGAGAAATTATTAACTTTATAACTCCATTCTGATCTAGATAAAAGTTCTCCTCTaacttttaaaaatattcgaatattaaataaatagaatacTTAATCCACACATTTTATAAGTATGACTTAACATGTCTACTCCTTAATTTAAGTGTTCTTTCTCAAAGATTATTTCAGCTCTTCTTAAAATCTATTCAATCCTCATCTGagctttgaaaatataagaaatTGTTAgagttagtgttaccagatttatatagtaaTTCGATATTTAATGTAGTATATAACTTGAACATAATATTTAGTATAGACACATGAGGATATCccatctttatatagttgTCATTCTTCTGCTTATACGACAACGTAGACAATAGACCTTATTCTTCTTAGAACCTCATCATTCTATTCTtctattgttttgacagAAATCATCTAGTAATCTCAGGCTTTATGCTTACTAGAAACATTCGAATTCGTTAGCAAGGTAGTCTAAGAGCAATTCTGCTCATCCATTCACCTAACCTCGTCCCCTGAAATTTGACCATTTTACTCTTTGAGCTCTCATACCCTTTCCGTTATATTTGCTTCATATATgattattttaattttttttattcattaaCGTATTATCCatccttttttcccctatAACGTAGCTGGAGCCAATGCCTTTTGTGCAATACAATCGGTTAGTTTTGTTTCAAGGGCGATAGAATATGAAAACTAAATCCCATGTTATCTACACGACTTTTAACAATTTGAAAACATGAATACTTTGGTATGAAGAATTAGatatttaatatatttgtatTGGATAACatatatttacaaaatctgaaaaagaaatgatgTTGCTTCTGCCTTTGAGTGATACATAATGGTTCTTTGAAACCAGATGCAtgagaaaaagatcaatCTCATTCTTTGTAATTGCTGCTATGCATGACTATGTTGCATACAACATGTCATACATAAAGGTCCGAGTGCATCAATCTGTGTGACATATATATCTGCTTATTTAATCCTATAATAAACTTCTCTAAatttatacttttcttATAGGCAGCATTGcaaatttcatttgttCAAAAATGAGGGGAAAAATCGGGAAAGCAAAGGAGCGCGGCTTCCTtcagaaattaaaaagggaaaatcAATGCAACGTATGCATGCTTCGTCCTCTTTCTTGAAGCGTAAGAACAAATGTTATCTGCCTATATCTAACGATCAATGAAAAGGACTAAGAATTTATATGGTAAGACgttcttttcaagaagagATTTAGTGGAGCTTTTGGATGATGAACATAATAGAATACCGTCTGCTTACGAATTGGGAATGTCACCTGTGGTCAAAACTACTACCATCCGATTTGCTGGCCAAGTCTTAAAACAATTGAACACATCAAATATTATTGATATAGGCTGCGGGAAGGGGTATTTAGATCGGATACTTGAGAGCTGCTTTCACGCAAAGGTGTTTTGCGtggataaaaataaagaaaggtTGAAAAACACATTGAAATGGAATAGTCTGATTCGGGGAAACTTGGAAGAACAAGGaactttaattttaaatggaagaaaacatGGTATAAGTGGTAATATATGTacaatgatgaagaatgtCAAGAACAAATCAGATCTAAGAGGGATCCTGCTACAGGCATCGACGTTCTTCAGACTTGGAAGACCACTAAACCTGCATTTACAAGATATCACTATTGTAGCTCTAAAGATTTGCGGAGATTTTATCTATAATTTTGTGGACGGTCTTTCGGAAATTCGTTATTCAGGTCTCGGTCATCAGCTGCAGCATATTAATTTTGCAATAGTGCCATGCTGTGTGGGGAAAAGTGAACGGTTCCCTGCATCCCAAAAGTTACGAGAATGTACtgcagaaaaaagagacgATGACGTAATCATGCTGGACATGTACATGTATATGGTGGAGTGCGAAGACATAGCAAATGTAGATGTGAATTATTTAAATGACGGATACTATATGTTTACTGGAAAGATCTGCAAGGAGAAGTCGGGAAACAAAGGATCGGAATTTGGCGTGCAATAAGAAACGAGATTGGTTATGcccaaaataaaaaatgaatattcGATTCGTATAGCATGTACACAAACTGGGATTATCGTAATAGCCTTAACAGTATATTCTATTTATGTTATGAGAGGGGTTaacgaaaagaaaactcaATTAGGGAAGGAGATGACACTAAAGCAGCAAACTAAACATTATCGATTACACCTAGCATTATTTAGAGTTGAAATTCGTAAACCTTCTGCTTCCCGTCGGCCTTTTCGTCCGTCAGatttctcctctttttctttttttgaccCTAGCTAGCCcaacgctttttttttgcgcGATTCGAGCTGATTGTTGAAGTTTTAATCGGATATTCTGTATTgttaataataataagtGAGACTGGTCGCGAGAAGTTTGTCGGGTGcttcgctttttttttcatgcaTTGTTGCAATCATGTAAATAATTCCTTATTTCCCGAGGTGCCCCAATTGAATCCGGAGCCTTATAAAGACGGTCAAGTCCGGCTTCTCGAGACCTTAAGCTCTTTCGCGCTAAACGACGAGGATACCCTTTACTTAGTTTTAAAGTCTGGCAGAGTTTCATCACTGTATACATCCGCATAATGCTTAATAGTATTGCTCTAACAGCTGTACTTTCACTTTTGACGGGAGTGCAAGCTGCAAGCTATGCACCTTCTTCAGGCAAGTGTCCAGCATCAAATCCACTCATTCCACCTGGAACTGAATCCGATGCAGAAGGTGTCTTGAGGAAGAATACTATTTTATCAGAGTCCGAGTACGACTGGATTCTCTCGAGGAAGGAGAAGGTGAAGCCAAAGTTAATCAGCTTTTTGAACGGCTTGAACATGTCTGATTACAAGGGCGACAACTACTTTGACAACTACTTCGAGAACAACGCTTCCAATTACAGCGATGACCCAATCAACATTGGACTTTCCTTTTCTGGTGGTTCTTTCAGGGCTCTTCTTACTGGTGCCGGTGAAATGACCGCTTTGGACTCCCGTACAAACTTTTCAAGCAATGCTACTGCTCTTCAGGGTTTGATGGATTCCTCAACGTACATTTCAGGACTTTCCGGTGGATCTCTATTAGTTGCATCTGTggtttttcaaaattggaCCTCTGTTGAGAACAttttggatgaaaagaagatctGGAACTTTACTGAGGCTCCAGTGAGTACGAGTATCTCTTTCTGGACCGAATTGCTTTCAGAGGTGAAGACTAAGAGTGCTGCTGGCTATGATATTACGCTTATCGATCTATTTGGAAGAATTCTCTCCAAGTACATGTTTACAAACTATGCTGATAATGGAATTGATTTACAGTGGTCGGAAATCCAGGATCTTGATGCTTTCAAGAGCCACGAGATGCCTTTTCCGATGATTTTGGCAACAGGTGGTGTTTCTTCGAATGAATCGGACTTTGCGAACAACGTGTGGGAGATCTCCCCTTACGAATTTGGTTCATGGTCACCATTCGTCGGCGGCTTTGCTAACATTGAGTATATGGGAACCTCCCTGAAAGCGGGAAAACCATCTAACTCTACATGTACTACAGACTTTGATAATGCTGGATTAATGGCTGCTTGCTCTTCCGATTTCTTTGGTGGAATGAGTGAGACCTTGTCTGAGATTACTTCTGGAAATGCAAGTGTTCTTTCGGACCTTTTGGAAGATTACATGGGCTCAGGAAGTGGATCCAGCTCATTTAATGTTTCATCTTTCGAGTTGAACGCTTTGTTAAACATGGTGAGCACTGACAGAACAGATATTTTGTTTGCCTTGGTTCCAAATCCCTTCTATGAGTCAACATTGCCATCAAACACCTCCGACATCCCAACTAACAAGACATTGAAGTTGGTCGACGGTGGTATGTTCAACGAATCAGTCCCATTGGATCCATTTTTGGTTCCTGCCAGAGCTGTTGACATTGTGTTTGCATATGATAACAGTGGACTTTCAAGAACTGACAACTTCCCAGATGGATCCACCTTGCTCAGTACTCGTGAGAGGTGGCATAATTCCTTCCCTGATGACAACTTTTATGACATTCCAGACACTGTGGATGATTTCATTGCCAAAGGCTTGAATACAAAACCAGTTTTCTTTGGCTGTAACGGTACTGAACTTGTGACCGATCAGATTGAGGGAAATGACACGGATGAGTTCAATTACATGAAACCACTCTTGGTGTACATTCCAAACACAAATACTACATATATGTCCAACACGAGTGATGTGGTTCTTTCTTATGACCAGAGGTCAACTCTTGTTAAAGGAGGTTTCGAGGTTGCAACAAGATTCAACTTCACTAAAGATGATGAGTTTGCCCAATGCATTGGATGTGCAATCTTGAGAAGAACCGAGGAGAGAAGGGGCCTAGAGCCAGGTGAACAGTGCCGTAAATGCTTTGAGAGGTATTGTTACTCAAGCGGTAATGAAAAAGACTCCGATTTGGATGAGGAGAACTTACCAACTTCATTGTATGGCTCGATATCGACAACCGCTACTTATTCTACATCTAACCGTTCGGCcacagcaacaacaacatcaTCAGCAGCTTCTGGATCTTCGACATCAACTACAACGAAATCTTCCACTTCTAAAGCAGGTGCTCTTAGAAATGCTGTCTTTTCTATGCCAACAGCATTATTATGCCTTCTTTCCTTGATCATATGATTGACTCCTgttacatttttttgtttagtTTTATTTGTACTGATTATAATAGTATAATATTGAATGTATATGCTTAAAACGTCTGTTTAGTACACTTGGTTATTATCATGGTGCGAATTGATGATGTTTATCTTCTatgcatttttttaccacttattttttatttttatttgtttaattttttttttcacccgGTAAATCTGtatacttttattttatagcTTTCACTCAGCATTGTAACACTTACTGCACATTATCCGGCTTGAAGGCGGAGGCAATATAGGGCTAAACTGTTACAAATAGGAGGAAAGGTATGTCGAAAAAGGTCTCGAAGGGCGCAATTGGGGAACTCCTAAgttcaacaaaaaatgcaattGCATTATGGATCCAAGTGATAGACTGTAACGGTAAGAAAAACCAAAGCCAGTTATCAACGCAGATAAAAGCTTCGAAGCTTGAAAAACCATTGGATGATTTAACAAAGATTACAACATTGATGCATGCTCATGGAACCAAACTCGGAATAGTATTCAAGGCACCGATACCGGAGGAAAATTATCATGCATGTTTTAAAGAACTTGAAGGCTGCGTGAAGACCTTGATGCTTTTCATGAGTTTGTTTAAACAGCTTGTGAACGAGGAAAACAAATACTCTCATCTTTTTATTGATGAACTCACAAAGGCGGCAAGGTCACTTTTATCAGCGGTGCAGGATCTTCTTGCTGAGATGGAAAAGGAATTAAACAACACAGAGAGCACAAACCGCAAAGAAAGACTTATTTCCGTGGGAAAAATATGGCAGGCAtgtaaaaatattgatgatgactTAGGGGAAGGACCATCCGGAATAATTAAGAAGAGACTTAGAGAGACGAACAGGCTCATCAAGGATGCGGACCAGGAGTATGAGGAGTGGCTCGAGAATCCAAGCACAGAGAATTATGACAATGATCTAGACGATGCATTTGGAATTGAAAGTGAGAAGGGGGATGTAGAGCAAACTGAACAGGGTGATAATGTAGTTGAAGAGGGATTCTTGAAGTATGCGAAGGGAAAAGCATCAAAGTTACGGATGATAAGACTATTGATAGTGTCGCTCAACAAATCAATACCATCAAGCCGGTACAATGTAAGATACGCCAGAAGCATCGACTTGTTGGACTCCGAGCGTGTCAGATTAGCAGCAATAGTTGACGATTTTGTGGCTGCTGTAGTGTATGACCAGGATATGGAAGAGGCGGTCAAGGCTGGCGAACTTTTACAGAAACAAGCATTGAAGATTGCCAAACTTGTTTCGAAGTTGAATGAGGGAAATAAGCTTCGTACGGGCTGGTTGGAGA includes the following:
- a CDS encoding uncharacterized protein (SECRETED:SignalP(1-19)); protein product: MLNSIALTAVLSLLTGVQAASYAPSSGKCPASNPLIPPGTESDAEGVLRKNTILSESEYDWILSRKEKVKPKLISFLNGLNMSDYKGDNYFDNYFENNASNYSDDPINIGLSFSGGSFRALLTGAGEMTALDSRTNFSSNATALQGLMDSSTYISGLSGGSLLVASVVFQNWTSVENILDEKKIWNFTEAPVSTSISFWTELLSEVKTKSAAGYDITLIDLFGRILSKYMFTNYADNGIDLQWSEIQDLDAFKSHEMPFPMILATGGVSSNESDFANNVWEISPYEFGSWSPFVGGFANIEYMGTSLKAGKPSNSTCTTDFDNAGLMAACSSDFFGGMSETLSEITSGNASVLSDLLEDYMGSGSGSSSFNVSSFELNALLNMVSTDRTDILFALVPNPFYESTLPSNTSDIPTNKTLKLVDGGMFNESVPLDPFLVPARAVDIVFAYDNSGLSRTDNFPDGSTLLSTRERWHNSFPDDNFYDIPDTVDDFIAKGLNTKPVFFGCNGTELVTDQIEGNDTDEFNYMKPLLVYIPNTNTTYMSNTSDVVLSYDQRSTLVKGGFEVATRFNFTKDDEFAQCIGCAILRRTEERRGLEPGEQCRKCFERYCYSSGNEKDSDLDEENLPTSLYGSISTTATYSTSNRSATATTTSSAASGSSTSTTTKSSTSKAGALRNAVFSMPTALLCLLSLII